CCTCGGCGATCGCCTGGTGGGACAGCTTGAGGTCGATGCGAATGCCCTCGGGAATCGGTTCGCCGAAATCGCGGCAGAGAATCAGTAAGAAGCTGACCAAGCGCGAACCCATATCGCGATGAGCGAGGGTCTCGATCATCATCTCGGTCTGCAAAATCCGCGACGACAATCCCTGCAGCATGAGGCGGGCGAGTTCGGGATTCTCCACGAATGCTTGGTCGGCTTGTTCGATGGGTGCCGATAGCAATTCCACGGGCGTGAACGCGACAGAATGATAGAAGCGATCCGAACGCTGCCCGGCGACCAGCGACAGGACGCCGAAGACACTGTTCTCTCGCAGCAAGGCAACGGTTATTTCCTCGCCAGACTCGTAAACGCGCGAGAGCTTAACCGCCCCGCTGAGGAGGAAGTAAACGCGCTCGGCTGGATCGCCTGGAAAAAAAATCGTTTTGCCGCGTTCGTAGGTTTCCACCATCGGTGCGAGCATGCCGCCACCGATTTGGCGGAATAAGTCTTCTAGGCTGCGTTCGCGAGCGGTATGGGGAGTAACGTTCATAGGGCAGTTGCTACGGTCGGCAAAGCGGTCAGCAGCAAGAAAGGTCGAGCAATGGGGAGACTCGAGACAGCTGATACGACTGAGTTGCTGTCAGGATGTTGCCGAATCAGTCGATTGCTACTTCAAGCTTCGATCATAATGATACATTTGCTGCAAAAAAAATCTTGGCAGCGGGCACCGCAAGCTCTGCAGCTCCCGATTGCTGGTGCATGTTACACGCCCGAGTCTCTAGGTGGGACAAGCGCTGGTGTGACGTTTCGGCAACCGGGTTGACGTGGAACATCAACCGAGCAGTTGTGGGCGATCGCGCCTGTCGGGACTGCTAAGACTCGGTCGAGTGCAACGGCTGGCGCAGCCACCGTGCAGAGCCGGGACGTTTCCGAGTTGAATGTCCCGAGCTACAAGTCCTTGCATAACTGATTTCAATAAACGGATAGCGGCGACGCTATGAGCGTTTGCAAACGGCGACGATCTTGGGGTGTAAGGTAAGACAACCGCGCTGCATTTCACACCTACATGAACCGATGCTACAGTGCCCAAAGCGAGTGCTCGATTCTTCCTTACGAAACGTTTAACTTATAGCGATTTAACTTCAGGGGACGCGATCGCATCTCACATAATCGAAGATATGGAGTCTCATGACGAGGGCATGCACTTATGTCGCAACCAACGATTGAATCAATTCTTAACGAAAACCGCTTGTTTGCACCGCCAACCGAACTGGCCGAGCAAGCTCATATCAAAAATTTAGAAGAATATCGTCAATTGCAAGCCCGCGCCACGACCGATCCGGAAGGTTTTTGGGGAGAACTTGCCGCACGGGAATTAGAGTGGTTCGAACCGTGGACTCAAGTCCTCGACTGGCAGCCGCCGTTTGCAAAGTGGTTCGTGGACGGCAAGCTGAATATCACCCACAATTGTCTCGATCGCCACCTGAGCACGTGGCGGCGCAATAAAGCCGCGCTGATTTGGGAAGGCGAACCCGGCGACTCGCGGACCCTGACCTACGCGCAACTGCACCGCGAAGTTTGTCAGATGGCTAACGTTCTCAAGCAGCTAGGCGTGCAGAAAGGCGATCGCGTTGGCATTTATATGCCCATGATTCCCGAAGCCGCGATCGCGCTGCTGGCATGCGCTCGCATCGGCGCGCCCCATACGGTCGTTTTCGGCGGATTTAGCGCAGAAGCACTCCAAAATCGCTTGGTAGACGCCAAAGCCAAGCTCGTGATCGCGGCCGATGGGGGCTTTCGCAAAGATAAAACCGTTCCGCTGAAAGTTGCTGTTGACCGAGCTCTCGCTGACAATGGCGCGCCTACGGTCGAGCACGTGCTGGTCGTCAAGCGGACGGGCGAGGCGGTCGAAATGGTGGAGGGACGCGATTACTGGTGGCACGACCTGCAGGCAGGGGCATCCGGTACTTGCCCGGCCGAACCGATGGATAGCGAGGACATGCTGTTTATCCTCTACACCAGCGGTACCACAGGCAAACCTAAGGGGGTCGTTCACACTACAGGCGGCTATAATCTTTATTCCCATGTCACGCTGAAGTGGGCCTTCGACCTCAAGGACACCGACGTATATTGGTGTACCGCTGATGTCGGCTGGATCACCGGGCACAGCTACATCGTTTACGGACCGCTTTCCAACGGCGCGACAACCCTGATGTACGAGGGTGCACCGCGACCCTCGAATCCAGGGTGTTTGTGGGACGTGGTGGAAAAGTACGGCGTATCGATTTTCTATACCGCACCAACGGCTATTCGCGCGCTCAGCAAGCTCGGCGATCGCTACCCGAACGCCCGCGATCTATCCTCCTTGCGGATCCTCGGCACCGTCGGCGAACCGATCAACCCCGAAGCGTGGATGTGGTACCGGCGGGTTATCGGCGGCGATCGCTGCCCGATTGTCGATACTTGGTGGCAGACGGAAACGGGCGGCTTTATGATTTCGCCGCTGCCGGGGGCGACACCAACGAAGCCCGGCTCGGCAACTTTTCCATTCCCGGGCATCCAAGCTGATGTTGTCGATATGGAAGGTAACCCGGTCACCGGCAATGAGGGCGGCTATTTGGTCGTCAAGCATCCCTGGCCGGGCATGATGCGCACCGTTTACGGCAATCCCGAACGATTCCGCCGCACGTATTGGGAACACATTCCGCCCAAAGACGGGCAATATCTGTACTTCGCCGGCGATGGCGCCCACAAAGATGAGGACGGATACTTCTGGATCATGGGTCGCGTGGACGATGTCATCAACGTCGCCGGCCACCGCCTCGGCACGATGGAAGTGGAATCGGCGCTGGTCTCTCACCCCGCCGTCGCGGAAGCTGCTGTCGTCGGACGCAACGACGAAATCAAAGGCGAGGATATCTTTGCCTTTGTCATTTTGGAAACCGATCGCGATCCGAGTGACGCGTTAGCCGCAGAGCTGAAGCAACATGTTGTGCGGGAAATCGGCGCGATCGCCCGTCCAGGAGGAATCCGTTTTACGGACGTCCTGCCGAAGACGAGATCGGGTAAGATCGTGCGCCGCGTGTTGCGCAGCCTCGCTTCCGGGGAAGAAGTTGCCGGCGACACCTCCACTCTGGAAGATCGCAGTGTCCTGGAAAAGTTGCGCGCGGGCGAATAAGTTAAAGCCTTTAGAGCGAAGGGATAAAGATATTTCTTCGCTCGGTGCCGGAGGAGTTGCCGCGCGTCATGCATCGGATGATAGTCCTGAAGTGTGATGCTCGTGTTGGTTAGGAGCATGGCTACGTTCGGGTTCTGCACCTACGCCATCTTCACCGTGCAGGACTACCGAATTAGGAACAGCGATCTGAGGAAACTCTGATGAGTGGCGTCACCCACGTTGAAATTCTCGAGAGTACACCAGAGGTTGTGGCTGCGCTCACGGGATATAATTTCATTCTCGACGCTCTATCTGTCGCGAAATTTATTTGATTTGGCATTACTACATCTGTTCCTTTTCCGAGACAGCAGCACAATTGGCGAAACGGATTCGAGGGTACTGGGGCGTTGAAAATAAGGTGCATTATGTGCGAGATATCACTCAGGGCACCTCCAAGAAATGCTGGATTGTGGCGTACCGGCGGCTGAAATGCCCGTGCTGCCGTGCCGACCTTTGGTCTTGAGCGAATTAATCGAGGTGCCCCTCAAGGACGAAGATAAATTGCGGATTCGAAAGACACCTCTGGTACAGAATTTTGCATTAGGTCGTAAATTTTGCTTTGAATCTCTACCGCAATTTTGGAATTACCAACATGGCCCAAGCGCAGCGGCGTTGTGGGCAGAACCCAAACTCACTATAGGAGATTTTTGAATGAAACAGTCCTGGGTTCACCTCAAGGACATTTGCCCTCGATCGCAAAAGTTGGTGTTCCCAAGACGGGTCCAGAAAGATTGCTGATACTTAGCTCCAACTGATGCCAGCGAGTTGGTCTAGGCAAAGTAGAAATAGTTTGGCGTTGGAAATTCCACTATAGGTAAAGGAGAAGTTGCCTTTGCCCCACCAACCAGCGTCACGGTGGGAGAAGCGGAAATAGCCTGAGTGGAGGGTGATATTTTTCATGTCGGTCACGGCGATGCGATGAGGGTCGCCTTTGCGCATAACGAATTCCATAAAGCCCGGTCCGACGCGAACAAAGCGAGGGTTGCCGGAGGGTATGGTGAACTCTACATATCCTTGCCGGTCTAGTTGCTCATTAATTTGCTGGAGGCAGTAGTTGCTCCAGGAATTTTCGGCGGAGTTGAGGAAGTGCCAGAGGTTCTCGTCTTTGGGCTTTGCATGGCGGCGCATATGCCCACCAGAAATGACAAGCAGGTTTTTACCGTCGGGGCGCGTCCAGCGGTAGCTGTAGCTGGTGCCAATATAGATGAAATTGTAATGGGTATGAGTAACGGTAGTAAAGAGGTTTCGGGCATCCGCGAAGCGCAACTCACGGACGATTTTAGGTCTATGAGTACGTGAACCAACTAGAGAATATTCGACGATCCCCTTCTCGCCAACGTAAGAGCAGCGATGGGAAAAGCGGGTCGCAAAAAAGGCGATCGCACCACCACCAAGCCCCACAAAGATGGCAACTGCAGTAGGGACTGCCAGGGCTTGCAAAAGCAAGATGCAAGCAAGAACAATAACGCCAACAATTCCTATTCGATGCTCTTTCGGGAAGCCGTTTTGATTAGTTTTAAGATTGCTTTCAGCAGTAAGCACCGTGCCGATGCTAGTTGGAGGTGACTCGAAGAAGTCCATATTGAGTTGAATGGTGCTACCCGAGTGGCGAGTGACATCTGCCCTCGGTCGCCATTTATAGGAACTGCCACGCATCACACCCAGACCTCACTCACGTTTGCCTAGAATTTACCATGCCCTGTGGCTGGAAAACCGGTTTCCTTACCTGCCAGAGGAGTATCAAAAGCGTCAAATTTATCTCATGTTGCCGCGATCGGCAAACGGGTGCGTTTCACCTTCTTGGGAGAAAACTCGGAAGCCGCCTGAGCTCGTGAATGGTCCACGTTCTCCGCACCAGCAAATTCCTAGCCCACTGCGAGGAGTCTTTCATGCCGATGCAGATTTATCTTTCTAGAAAGTGATACGCTCCCGACAGTTCTAGCCTGGGATTTTCGGCAAGATCGTATTTAAAGGTTTTGGGCGATCGTCAAAAACCTCATGCGAAGCGATCGTCACTCAATGTTTCCCAAGAATAAGGATATTCTGGGTAAAAAAAGTGTTCGCTGCGGTTTGAATTATTACTTTCTTTAGGACTGCTTGTCTCCGTTAGGCTGTCCGGAGACTCGTCAACGCCCGCGATCGCGAAGAGAAAATACCTGCATACTTGAGTTTGCGCACGCGAGATCGACAATTTTCTACCTGAGGGAGTTATCTAGTACGCGAATTTAAAATATATATGTCAAACTGAATAGGGAGTTCTTTTCAATTTGACAGATTGTGTACAAAACTGTTGATACGGGTTGACCCCTACGGAGTTTAGGGCGCAGCATTCGTGAAGGGCGGCTATTGTAGTAAGTTTCATTGTTGCCCGAATGCATCGTCCCCTATAGGGGGAGCTGAGGCTGTAAGGACCTATAATTAATCGATGGATTTTGGTCGACCCTCTTATGCCATAAAGATTCTTAAGCAGCGAATAAGTTTGTTATGTTCGGCAACTCAAAAATTCCAAAGGAACTCCGCAGAAAAATAGATGAATAACTTCAGCCAGGAGAGTTTATAAGATGGGTCGAATAACCCATACCACTGTTTACACAACAGCTTCCATCGGAAGGATTTTATTCGGAATTACTTGGACTAGTTTCGTCATATTTTGGCTATGTGCTGCATTGGGGTTTGAACTTCCCGATCTAAGAGAAGGCTTGCAACCTCAACATCTTTTTGCCCTTTTTGGTGCACCGTTTGTTCTTATTGGCTTAGGAATGCTGTCTAGCCCAATCTGAGTATGGCAATCAGTACGAAATACAGTTTACTTGGTGACAGATAAACGAGCGATCTCTTTTCAAGGTAGTAGGTCTATTGCAACCAGAAGTTACTTACCCGATCGATGAAAAGATATATATCGATAAGAAAATGCCGATGGAACAGGTTATGTATTTTTTGAAACTCGGCGATGGAACGACAGTGATGGCGACAAAAGAAGTAAGGAGGTAGTATTTTTTGAGAGTTCTAAGACCACGAGAAGTTGCAAATCAAATATGTTGAGACAATTGGTTTGGAATATTGCCAAACTAAAGGTGATGCACGCCGACCGCCGAGAGTCGATAGGTTGTGAAACAAAGGTTATCTACAGTAGGTGATGACCTTTGTTATCCACCCACAGCATATGACCTTTCATGCAGGGTGCAAGTTACCTTCTTGAAAGGTCATGCTCTACCGGCGTGCAAAGACTCCTCGCACAGTACTCCAGGCTGGCTGGTGCTGAGACCTTAGACTGATTCCAGGGTCAGGCGGCTTCCGAGTTTTCTCTCTAGAAGTTAACACGCATCCGGTTCAAAGAGATTATGGCTAAAAGTAGACCCAATTTACCCCAAGCGTTCTTAATAATTTTCGAAGTGTTTTAGGAGTTGGGCGCGATCGCCAGTCATAACCAGGCCCATCGTCTCGCCTAAGGGCAAAGCGAGCAGCGCCGGGATAATCCGAGCCAACTCGGGGTCGATGCCGCCGAAGCGAACGCGCAGAGCAGTCTCGATCGTCTCCCGGCGACCTGCCTGAAGACCTTCTAGGCGACCCTCTTGGCGTCCCTCTTGAAGACCTTCTTGGCGACCTTCCTGCAGGTGTGCCTCGCGCCAGCGCAAATAGGCAGGTGATAAGTTCATCAGCACTTCCTCCTCGTCCTCGCTTCTATTCTCTCTGAGCTGAATCGTGTAGCGCCAGTTCTCGAGCAAAGCCAGCACCCGCTCTATCGTCGGCGACCCCGGCAGCGATCGCACTTCCTCAATCGCCGCCCGCTGCACCTGCCCGCGTCCCAGCACCCGCAGCATCAACGTCTCGGGCGTTGCCGGCAACTGGTGGATCGCCACCAAGTGGGCTCGGTAGCCATCCGGGGTCGAGTAAACGCCCGGCAGCCAATCGGGGCGATCGCTCGCGGCAAACCGTTTCAAGAACGCTGGCGACAGTGTTGGCGACAGCACCCATAGTGGCGGCAGTGCGTTCTCGGAGAGCGGCTTGCGATCGCGCCGGGCACGCCGCAGCCCGCCCGCCCGCAGGGTATAAAGCTTGAGCAAACAGGTCTGGAACTCGACGATAGTCGGGGCATTCCGAAAAACTTCCAAGGCGCACGGCACGGAGGCAATGCGGGCGATCGTCCCTAGCAGCTCGGGGGCGGGAACCGGCGGGAAAGCCGGCTCGAAGAAAACATCGACTTGGCGCGGCTCGTCAGCAACATCCAGACTGGAAATACTGCGACCGAGGGGTTCGAGCAGATCGGCGAGGAACTGCTTGGCGAGGGCATCGTGAGCTTGGCGGGTCATAGCAGATAGCGAGCCTCGCCTTCGGGCAATCGGTCAACTGCGATCGTCTGCCAGCGTTCGGTGTGGTCAGTCCTCATCCAGCGGAATGCCAAAGAGAACGCGACCCTTGGCGAAGTAGCGACCGAACTGCTGTTCGTAGACCTCGTCTTCGTCTTGGGTTTCCACCTCGATATCCGATCGCGCGTAGCCCACGCACAGCAGCGCATAACCCTGGCGTTGCAGTTGC
The Rubidibacter lacunae KORDI 51-2 DNA segment above includes these coding regions:
- the ntcA gene encoding global nitrogen regulator NtcA, with the protein product MNVTPHTARERSLEDLFRQIGGGMLAPMVETYERGKTIFFPGDPAERVYFLLSGAVKLSRVYESGEEITVALLRENSVFGVLSLVAGQRSDRFYHSVAFTPVELLSAPIEQADQAFVENPELARLMLQGLSSRILQTEMMIETLAHRDMGSRLVSFLLILCRDFGEPIPEGIRIDLKLSHQAIAEAIGSTRVTVTRLLGELREKEMISIHKKKITVHNPVALSQQFS
- the acs gene encoding acetate--CoA ligase, with the protein product MSQPTIESILNENRLFAPPTELAEQAHIKNLEEYRQLQARATTDPEGFWGELAARELEWFEPWTQVLDWQPPFAKWFVDGKLNITHNCLDRHLSTWRRNKAALIWEGEPGDSRTLTYAQLHREVCQMANVLKQLGVQKGDRVGIYMPMIPEAAIALLACARIGAPHTVVFGGFSAEALQNRLVDAKAKLVIAADGGFRKDKTVPLKVAVDRALADNGAPTVEHVLVVKRTGEAVEMVEGRDYWWHDLQAGASGTCPAEPMDSEDMLFILYTSGTTGKPKGVVHTTGGYNLYSHVTLKWAFDLKDTDVYWCTADVGWITGHSYIVYGPLSNGATTLMYEGAPRPSNPGCLWDVVEKYGVSIFYTAPTAIRALSKLGDRYPNARDLSSLRILGTVGEPINPEAWMWYRRVIGGDRCPIVDTWWQTETGGFMISPLPGATPTKPGSATFPFPGIQADVVDMEGNPVTGNEGGYLVVKHPWPGMMRTVYGNPERFRRTYWEHIPPKDGQYLYFAGDGAHKDEDGYFWIMGRVDDVINVAGHRLGTMEVESALVSHPAVAEAAVVGRNDEIKGEDIFAFVILETDRDPSDALAAELKQHVVREIGAIARPGGIRFTDVLPKTRSGKIVRRVLRSLASGEEVAGDTSTLEDRSVLEKLRAGE
- a CDS encoding RpnC/YadD family protein, with the translated sequence MTRQAHDALAKQFLADLLEPLGRSISSLDVADEPRQVDVFFEPAFPPVPAPELLGTIARIASVPCALEVFRNAPTIVEFQTCLLKLYTLRAGGLRRARRDRKPLSENALPPLWVLSPTLSPAFLKRFAASDRPDWLPGVYSTPDGYRAHLVAIHQLPATPETLMLRVLGRGQVQRAAIEEVRSLPGSPTIERVLALLENWRYTIQLRENRSEDEEEVLMNLSPAYLRWREAHLQEGRQEGLQEGRQEGRLEGLQAGRRETIETALRVRFGGIDPELARIIPALLALPLGETMGLVMTGDRAQLLKHFENY